A stretch of Lathyrus oleraceus cultivar Zhongwan6 chromosome 6, CAAS_Psat_ZW6_1.0, whole genome shotgun sequence DNA encodes these proteins:
- the LOC127096819 gene encoding uncharacterized protein LOC127096819 isoform X1, whose amino-acid sequence MYNLYHHYLLRKLLLLNIEVEFKRSKKMKPKTGLELMLMKYSSECHETNLRNESSAGANADSKANTRVSAMDPLSEIVWSPDKGFSLKCVDSSFKSKNTSFLRGVEPSSMVLALLQSVTCGNSINDKPTDDVFVQPLAGICAESDVSSTNIPIRPPASDSVVIIPECKPYEHHDTDHIDGRPQENESKPSLEQNPSARKHCTEGGMYTCVDNKVVELEDGSYTRVEHVIEEKRSGALGRYIISSYNGEAATSAASSRVLVSKSVRNKNKSKINEMMLPYNKNGIHLTCENYHSKELFLASRKRCKQEVIIESKKVKMQIQETSPYSKSHVERDSSFMNLISNMMKGYSQQSSQDDVKSSALAQIRPINFVNSHGHRKDNTPNNSKVEETKEQFGDNQLLIETKKLPNCCINKESSSIGLKDEKGNSDHISKHNADHVTPFSRLRDSEPMVSMFAKRLGAIKQCQQTE is encoded by the exons ATGTACAACCTATATCATCATTATTTATTAAGA AAACTTCTGCTGCTGAATATTGAAGTTGAGTTCAAAAGAAGCAAGAAAATGAAACCAAAGACAGGTTTAGAACTCATGTTGATGAAGTACTCTAGTGAATGTCATGAGACCAATTTGAGAAATGAGTCAAGTGCAGGTGCAAATGCAGATTCTAAGGCAAACACAAGAGTTTCTGCCATGGATCCTCTATCTGAAATTGTTTGGTCTCCAGATAAAGGTTTCAGTCTTAAATGTGTTGATTCGAGTTTTAAGAGCAAAAATACATCGTTTTTACGCGGTGTTGAACCTAGTAGTATGGTTCTTGCTCTCTTACAAAGTGTTACTTGTGGAAATTCTATCAATGATAAACCTACCGATGATGTTTTTGTTCAACCTCTTGCTGGAATATGCGCCGAGAGTGATGTTTCTTCGACGAATATTCCTATACGGCCTCCGGCAAGTGATTCAGTTGTCATCATTCCAGAATGTAAACCATATGAACATCATGATACAG ATCATATCGACGGAAGGCCTCAAGAAAACGAATCTAAACCTAGCTTGGAACAAAATCCTTCGGCAAGGAAACATTGCACAGAAGGCGGCATGTACACTTGTGTCGACAACAAGGTGGTTGAATTAGAGGATGGCTCATATACTAGAGTCGAACACGTGATCGAAGAAAAACGTTCAGGTGCTCTAGGAAGATATATAATATCATCTTACAACGGCGAAGCAGCTACTTCTGCTGCATCAAGCAGAGTTCTTGTTTCAAAATCCGTCCGGAATAAAAACAAATCCAAGATCAATGAAATGATGCTTCCATACAATAAGAATGGCATTCATTTAACTTGCGAAAACTATCATAGTAAGGAGTTGTTTTTGGCAAGTAGGAAGAGATGTAAACAAGAAGTGATAATTGAGAGTAAAAAAGTCAAAATGCAAATTCAAGAAACTTCACCATATTCTAAATCTCATGTTGAAAGGGATAGCTCATTCATGAACTTGATTTCAAAcatgatgaaaggatactcacAGCAATCTAGTCAGGATGACGTGAAATCTTCGGCTCTTGCTCAGATTAGGCCTATAAATTTTGTCAACAGTCACGGACACCGGAAAGATAACACACCGAATAACTCCAAGGTTGAAGAGACTAAAGAACAATTTGGTGATAACCAATTGCTCATAGAGACTAAAAAATTGCCTAACTGTTGCATCAACAAAGAGTCGTCTTCCATTGGTCTAAAGGACGAGAAGGGAAATAGTGATCACATATCAAAGCATAATGCCGATCATGTTACGCCTTTTTCAAGATTGAGAGATTCAGAGCCAATGGTTTCCATGTTTGCCAAAAGGTTAGGTGCCATCAAACAATGCCAACAAACAGAATAA
- the LOC127096819 gene encoding uncharacterized protein LOC127096819 isoform X2, which produces MKPKTGLELMLMKYSSECHETNLRNESSAGANADSKANTRVSAMDPLSEIVWSPDKGFSLKCVDSSFKSKNTSFLRGVEPSSMVLALLQSVTCGNSINDKPTDDVFVQPLAGICAESDVSSTNIPIRPPASDSVVIIPECKPYEHHDTDHIDGRPQENESKPSLEQNPSARKHCTEGGMYTCVDNKVVELEDGSYTRVEHVIEEKRSGALGRYIISSYNGEAATSAASSRVLVSKSVRNKNKSKINEMMLPYNKNGIHLTCENYHSKELFLASRKRCKQEVIIESKKVKMQIQETSPYSKSHVERDSSFMNLISNMMKGYSQQSSQDDVKSSALAQIRPINFVNSHGHRKDNTPNNSKVEETKEQFGDNQLLIETKKLPNCCINKESSSIGLKDEKGNSDHISKHNADHVTPFSRLRDSEPMVSMFAKRLGAIKQCQQTE; this is translated from the exons ATGAAACCAAAGACAGGTTTAGAACTCATGTTGATGAAGTACTCTAGTGAATGTCATGAGACCAATTTGAGAAATGAGTCAAGTGCAGGTGCAAATGCAGATTCTAAGGCAAACACAAGAGTTTCTGCCATGGATCCTCTATCTGAAATTGTTTGGTCTCCAGATAAAGGTTTCAGTCTTAAATGTGTTGATTCGAGTTTTAAGAGCAAAAATACATCGTTTTTACGCGGTGTTGAACCTAGTAGTATGGTTCTTGCTCTCTTACAAAGTGTTACTTGTGGAAATTCTATCAATGATAAACCTACCGATGATGTTTTTGTTCAACCTCTTGCTGGAATATGCGCCGAGAGTGATGTTTCTTCGACGAATATTCCTATACGGCCTCCGGCAAGTGATTCAGTTGTCATCATTCCAGAATGTAAACCATATGAACATCATGATACAG ATCATATCGACGGAAGGCCTCAAGAAAACGAATCTAAACCTAGCTTGGAACAAAATCCTTCGGCAAGGAAACATTGCACAGAAGGCGGCATGTACACTTGTGTCGACAACAAGGTGGTTGAATTAGAGGATGGCTCATATACTAGAGTCGAACACGTGATCGAAGAAAAACGTTCAGGTGCTCTAGGAAGATATATAATATCATCTTACAACGGCGAAGCAGCTACTTCTGCTGCATCAAGCAGAGTTCTTGTTTCAAAATCCGTCCGGAATAAAAACAAATCCAAGATCAATGAAATGATGCTTCCATACAATAAGAATGGCATTCATTTAACTTGCGAAAACTATCATAGTAAGGAGTTGTTTTTGGCAAGTAGGAAGAGATGTAAACAAGAAGTGATAATTGAGAGTAAAAAAGTCAAAATGCAAATTCAAGAAACTTCACCATATTCTAAATCTCATGTTGAAAGGGATAGCTCATTCATGAACTTGATTTCAAAcatgatgaaaggatactcacAGCAATCTAGTCAGGATGACGTGAAATCTTCGGCTCTTGCTCAGATTAGGCCTATAAATTTTGTCAACAGTCACGGACACCGGAAAGATAACACACCGAATAACTCCAAGGTTGAAGAGACTAAAGAACAATTTGGTGATAACCAATTGCTCATAGAGACTAAAAAATTGCCTAACTGTTGCATCAACAAAGAGTCGTCTTCCATTGGTCTAAAGGACGAGAAGGGAAATAGTGATCACATATCAAAGCATAATGCCGATCATGTTACGCCTTTTTCAAGATTGAGAGATTCAGAGCCAATGGTTTCCATGTTTGCCAAAAGGTTAGGTGCCATCAAACAATGCCAACAAACAGAATAA